A region from the Vicia villosa cultivar HV-30 ecotype Madison, WI linkage group LG3, Vvil1.0, whole genome shotgun sequence genome encodes:
- the LOC131659357 gene encoding uncharacterized protein LOC131659357 yields MLESEKLEWLRKNQPKLRVSKYNSLEKEGDQSQAPGISIGKRVVLPSSFVGGRRFMDQLYYDGMAICSKVGFPDLFITFTCNPNWPEIQRVLGPLHLKPQDRPDVISRVFKIKFDQLLSDLTKKGVLGKVLAYMYTIEFQKRGLPHAHILLFLHPSNKYPTPDDIDKIISAEVPDPRRHPRLYNLVKSHMVHGPCGLKFQPTTIVDHEGYPVYRRRNNGHTIEMNGIIFHSGHVVPHNPSLLLKYEAHINMEWCNQSTSIKYLFKYINKGSDRISAIIQACWRIFSYSIHGRKPAVERLFFLMEGENSVYYKDYEHVGDVLLKPSVTESMFTSWFEANKTYEEARLLTYGDFVSKFVYHKRSRTWKPRKRGYTIGRLIWVPQSTGELFYLRMMLTVTKGPLCYKDIKKVDGKQLKTFRDACFAMGFLQDDREFVEAIKEAHLWGSGPFLRKLFVTMLLSSSMNRPEHVWRKTWMYLSDGILYEQRLFTRNQVFTNYGLYAGNSESV; encoded by the exons ATGTTAGAATCCGAGAAACTAGAGTGGCTACGTAAAAATCAACCAAAGCTTCGAGTGTCCAAGTACAACTCTTTAGAGAAAGAGGGCGATCAAAGTCAAGCTCCAGGAATAAGCATAGGTAAACGAGTTGTTTTGCCTTCTTCCTTTGTTGGCGGCCGTAGGTTTATGGATCAATTGTACTATGATGGGATGGCTATATGCAGTAAAGTTGGATTTCCCGATTTGTTTATTACTTTTACATGTAACCCAAATTGGCCGGAGATTCAAAGAGTTCTCGGACCTCTACATTTGAAGCCTCAAGATCGCCCGGATGTCATTTCAAgagttttcaaaatcaaattcgatCAACTCCTTTCAGATTTAACCAAAAAAGGCGTTCTAGGAAAAGTGCTTGCTT ATATGTACACCATTGAGTTCCAAAAGAGAGGACTACCTCATGCCCATATATTGCTGTTTTTGCATCCTTCAAACAAATATCCAACGCCCGATGACATTGACAAGATCATTAGTGCGGAAGTCCCCGATCCCAGAAGACACCCTCGGTTATACAATTTGGTAAAATCTCACATGGTCCATGGTCCTTGTGGTTTG AAATTTCAGCCTACGACTATAGTGGATCACGAGGGCTATCCGGTTTATAGGAGAAGAAACAACGGACACACAATTGAAATGAACGGAATCATCTTTCATAGTGGTCATGTGGTGCCTCACAATCCAAGTTTGCTATTGAAATACGAAGCCCACATCAACATGGAATGGTGCAACCAAAGTACTTCCATCAAATACCTTTTCAAATACATTAACAAAGGGTCGGATCGTATTTCTGCAATCATACAAG CATGTTGGAGGATCTTTTCTTATTCCATACATGGAAGGAAGCCGGCTGTAGAGAGACTGTTTTTTCTTATGGAAGGTGAAAACTCCGTGTACTACAAAGACTACGAGCACGTTGGTGATGTTTTACTCAAGCCAAGTGTAACCGAGTCAATGTTTACTTCTTGGTTTGAGGCAAACAAAACTTACGAGGAAGCAAGATTGCTAACTTATGGTGACTTTGTTTCAAAATTTGTTTATCATAAAAGAAGTCGGACTTGGAAGCCAAGGAAAAGAGGATATACCATTGGTCGACTCATTTGGGTTCCTCAAAGCACTGGCGAATTGTTTTATTTAAGAATGATGCTCACTGTCACAAAGGGTCCTTTATGCTATAAAGACATTAAGAAAGTTGATGGAAAACAACTTAAAACTTTTAGGGACGCATGCTTTGCGATGGGATTTCTACAAGATGATCGAGAATTTGTCGAGGCGATCAAAGAGGCACATCTTTGGGGTTCCGGTCCTTTTTTACGCAAGTTATTTGTAACAATGTTGTTATCTTCTTCCATGAACAGACCGGAACATGTATGGAGAAAGACTTGGATGTATTTATCAGATGGCATTCTTTATgagcaacgcttattcacaagaaATCAAG TATTTACAAACTATGGTCTATATGCTGGGAACTCAGAATCCGTTTAA
- the LOC131659356 gene encoding uncharacterized protein LOC131659356, producing MSDAELKERTLMAIETLLQNNNRSLKDFKTMPYPKDFVVSFTGNRLLYDELQYEVVAQKQIFDTLYASLTDEQRSIFEEIMDAVEKQQGGVFFLYGYGGTGKTFMWNTLSAALRSKKKIVLPVASSGIASLLLPGGRTTHSRFKIPVPTLETSICNIEKKDDIAELLKFTDLIIWDEAPMDIMSGPTHASKKIFGGKVVVFGGDFRQILPVIPRGTRSDIIHATINASYIWDHCKVLRLTKKNIGDGTMCEPNDGYVDICIPDEFIISNFADPIQAIVEDTYPDLIHNYLDSNDLQSRAILASTIEVVDDINQYITNLLPGEEREYFSSDSIDRSDVTNFDAYEHVTPEFLNALKTSGLPSHSIRLKVGATIMLMRNLDQSEGLCNGTRLTVTRLAAHVIEAKIVSGKNIGNIFYIPRMSLSPSQSPWPFKLVRRQFPIIVSFAMTINKSQGQSLDNVGLYLPKEVFSHGQLYVAISRVKSKKGLRILIHDKEKQPMLSTTNVVFKEVFHNI from the exons ATGAGCGATGCCGAGCTAAAAGAAAGGACACTTATGGCCATTGAGACACTTTTACAAAATAATAATCGAAGTCTGAAAGACTTCAAGACAATGCCATATCCAAAAGATTTTGTCGTCTCCTTTACTGGAAATAGGCTACTTTATGATGAACTTCAATATGAGGTTGTTGCTCAAAAACAAATTTTTGATACTTTGTATGCTTCTCTTACAG ATGAGCAACGAAGCATTTTTGAGGAAATCATGGATGCCGTAGAAAAGCAACAAGGTGGGGTGTTTTTTTTATATGGCTATGGTGGGACTGGTAAGACCTTTATGTGGAACACTTTATCAGCAGCACTTAGGTCCAAAAAGAAAATTGTCTTGCCGGTTGCTTCAAGTGGAATTGCAAGTTTGTTGTTACCAGGAGGAAGAACAACTCATTCTAGATTTAAGATTCCCGTTCCTACTTTAGAGACTTCTATTTGCAACATTGAAAAAAAAGATGATATTGCTGAGCTTCTTAAGTTTACGGATTTAATCATCTGGGATGAGGCTCCTATG GATATCATGAGTGGCCCCACACATGcatctaaaaaaatatttggaggtAAGGTTGTTGTTTTTGGTGGTGACTTCAGACAGATTCTTCCTGTTATACCAAGAGGTACTAGATCTGATATTATCCATGCAACAATTAATGCTTCTTATATTTGGGATCATTGTAAAGTATTGAGACTTACAAAGAA AAATATTGGAGATGGGACCATGTGTGAACCTAATGATGGTTATGTTGATATCTGTATTCCAGATGAGTTCATAATTTCAAACTTTGCAGATCCTATTCAGGCCATTGTTGAAGATACCTACCCTGATCTCATTCATAATTATCTTGATTCCAATGATCTTCAAAGTCGTGCGATATTAGCTTCAACAATCGAAGTAGTTGATGATATCAACCAATATATCACTAACCTTCTTCCAG GAGAAGAGAGAGAATACTTTAGTAGTGATTCCATTGATAGATCAGATGTAACTAACTTTGATGCATATGAGCATGTCACCCCCGAGTTTTTGAACGCTCTGAAAACCTCGGGATTGCCTAGCCATTCAATCAGGTTGAAAGTCGGGGCCACTATTATGTTAATGCGCAACCTAGATCAGTCAGAGGGCTTGTGCAACGGCACACGACTAACTGTAACCAGACTTGCTGCCCATGTCATTGAAGCCAAGATCGTTTCTGGAAAAAATATTGGTAACATCTTTTATATTCCTAGAATGTCTTTATCCCCCTCACAGTCTCCATGGCCATTTAAATTGGTGAGACGCCAATTTCCAATTATTGTTTCCTTTGCCATGACTATTAACAAGTCACAGGGCCAGTCACTTGACAATGTGGGATTGTATTTGCCAAAGGAAGTTTTTAGTCATGGGCAATTGTATGTCGCTATCTCAAGAGTCAAATCGAAAAAGGGTTTGAGGATTCTTATTCATGACAAAGAGAAACAACCTATGCTCTCTACCACCAATGTTGTTTTCAAGGAAGTCTTTCATAACATTTAA